In the genome of Pangasianodon hypophthalmus isolate fPanHyp1 chromosome 23, fPanHyp1.pri, whole genome shotgun sequence, one region contains:
- the angptl8 gene encoding uncharacterized protein angptl8: MLTNLHTWVCLCIWVCGVCSSPAMPRTEAKVALTDEVNVLMYGVLQFSESLHHAYQNTEARLARLTRAITDTESFVQRLGQDTEQTIRSERQIKDRLGVIQAETTAIQTQAQQTSGLVYKVEREEVAIKQKISNLEATLKRFTTDRIKALKETTQKHNTLLHDLVSWTETQKQQLENQNQQLAELQKWASRSV, from the exons ATGTTAACCAACTTGCACACATGGGTATGCCTGTGCATATGGGTATGCGGGGTGTGTTCCTCACCTGCGATGCCACGGACTGAGGCAAAGGTAGCACTAACAGATGAAGTGAATGTGCTGATGTATGGGGTGCTGCAATTCAGCGAGTCACTGCACCACGCTTATCAGAACACTGAGGCCAGGCTGGCACGCCTCACCCGTGCCATTACAGACACAGAGAGCTTTGTGCAGCGTCTGGGCCAGGACACAGAACAGACCATCCGCTCCGAGCGCCAGATAAAAGACAGGCTCGGCGTCATCCAG gCCGAGACGACAGCAATACAAACCCAGGCTCAACAAACCAGCGGACTGGTCTACAAGGTAGAGCGAGAAGAGGTGGCGATAAAGCAAAAAATTAGCAATCTGGAGGCAACCTTGAAAAGATTCACCACTGATAGGATCAAAGCACTGAAG GAGACCACCCAGAAACACAACACCCTTCTGCATGACCTGGTGAGCtggacagagacacagaaacagCAGCTGGAAAACCAGAACCAGCAGCTGGCTGAGTTACAGAAATGGGCAAGCAGGAGCGTCTAA